From the Carettochelys insculpta isolate YL-2023 chromosome 27, ASM3395843v1, whole genome shotgun sequence genome, one window contains:
- the STAP2 gene encoding signal-transducing adaptor protein 2 isoform X3: protein MALLPPPLRAAKAKPRPSPPAHYYEGFLEKKGPQDKEFKKFWTGLQGLALYFYNTSRDVQQHMEKIDLDTFVALCDSPQQSGPRGSDDEVGLSLRLRGQEVKLKAESLEAREMWKGFILTVVEMKVPSNLTLLPGHIYMMSEALAKEQERRAQLSQRFPASSLDYDLVEEPPDCFFKVSRTEAQVLLERNPDCGNMLLRPGSDGKGISVTTRQMLNGTAVVKHYKVSRLGQQYVIDVEQPHYCSSLAEVVEYFVSNTKKTLVPLHLDEDYAEKLEFVETDRENGENVWGASRPPCPKPPKASAKGDGTVPPAFRSSPVKLPLPPPVSKEEEEEEEEEEGDQTYVNDNDVAAIAGTKPKPARSTVGAVKVMWAAGKELKGSPGPTGKTDKPVATGPCQRISSSVSSLRKDGSSAPRLAASWAGDLPTNVTEELARKLQERRATLED, encoded by the exons atggccctgctgcccccgccgctgCGGGCCGCCAAGGCCaagccccggcccagcccgccCGCGCACTACTACGAGGGCTTCCTGGAGAAGAAGGGGCCGCAGGACAAG GAGTTTAAGAAGTTCTGGACCGGCCTGCAGGGACTCGCGCTGTATTTCTACAACACGAGCCGAGACGTGCAG cagcacatggagaagATCGACCTGGATACCTTTGTGGCCCTGTGCGACAGCCCCCAGCAGAGCGGCCCCCGGGGCAGTGACGATGAGGTGGGGCTCAGCCTGAGGCTGCGGGGGCAAGAAGTGAAGTTAAAG GCCGAGAGCCTGGAGGCTCGGGAGATGTGGAAAGGGTTCATCCTCACCGTGGTGGAG ATGAAGGTCCCCTCCAACCTGACCTTGCTGCCCGGCCACATCTACATGATGTCTGAAGCTCTGGCCAAAGAGCAGGAGCGACGGGCCCAGCTGAGCCAGCgcttccctgccagctccctcgaCTATGACTTGGTGGAGGAGCCGCCAGA CTGCTTTTTCAAGGTCTCCAGGACAGAGGCCCAGGTCCTGCTGGAGAGGAACCCGGACTGCGGCAACATGCTGCTGCGCCCAGGGAGTGACGGGAAGGGCATCTCGGTGACCACCCGGCAGATGCTGAATGG CACGGCAGTGGTGAAGCACTACAAAGTGAGCCGCCTGGGCCAGCAATATGTCATTGACGTCGAGCAGCCG CACTACTGCTCCTCCCTGGCCGAGGTGGTGGAATACTTCGTCTCCAACACCAAGAAGACCCTGGTGCCCTTACACCTGGATGAGGACTATGCAGAGAAGTTAG AGTTTGTGGAAACCGACAGGGAGAATGGAGAGAACGTCTGGGGGGCATCCcggcccccctgccccaagccccccaAAG CCAGTGCCAAGGGGGACGGGACGGTTCCCCCGGCCTTCAGAAGCTCTCCGGTGAAACTTCCTCTCCCTCCGCCCGTgtccaaggaggaggaggaggaggaggaggaggaggaaggagatcAGACCTACGTGAATGACAATG ATGTGGCGGCCATCGCGGGAACGAAGCCAAAGCCAGCTCGCT CCACGGTGGGCGCTGTGAAGGTGATGTGGGCAGCGGGCAAAGAGCTCAAGGGGTCGCCCGGACCAACCGGCAAGACAGACAAACCAG TGGCTACAGGCCCGTGTCAGAGGATATCCAGTAGTGTCTCCAGCCTCCGGAAGGATGGCAGCAGCGCGCCCCGCCTGGCCGCGTCGTGGGCTGGAGACCTCCCCACAA ACGTCACCGAGGAGCTGGCGAGGAAGCTCCAGGAGCGAAGGGCCACCCTTGAGGACTGA
- the STAP2 gene encoding signal-transducing adaptor protein 2 isoform X4, which produces MALLPPPLRAAKAKPRPSPPAHYYEGFLEKKGPQDKEFKKFWTGLQGLALYFYNTSRDVQHMEKIDLDTFVALCDSPQQSGPRGSDDEVGLSLRLRGQEVKLKAESLEAREMWKGFILTVVEMKVPSNLTLLPGHIYMMSEALAKEQERRAQLSQRFPASSLDYDLVEEPPDCFFKVSRTEAQVLLERNPDCGNMLLRPGSDGKGISVTTRQMLNGTAVVKHYKVSRLGQQYVIDVEQPHYCSSLAEVVEYFVSNTKKTLVPLHLDEDYAEKLEFVETDRENGENVWGASRPPCPKPPKASAKGDGTVPPAFRSSPVKLPLPPPVSKEEEEEEEEEEGDQTYVNDNDVAAIAGTKPKPARSTVGAVKVMWAAGKELKGSPGPTGKTDKPVATGPCQRISSSVSSLRKDGSSAPRLAASWAGDLPTNVTEELARKLQERRATLED; this is translated from the exons atggccctgctgcccccgccgctgCGGGCCGCCAAGGCCaagccccggcccagcccgccCGCGCACTACTACGAGGGCTTCCTGGAGAAGAAGGGGCCGCAGGACAAG GAGTTTAAGAAGTTCTGGACCGGCCTGCAGGGACTCGCGCTGTATTTCTACAACACGAGCCGAGACGTGCAG cacatggagaagATCGACCTGGATACCTTTGTGGCCCTGTGCGACAGCCCCCAGCAGAGCGGCCCCCGGGGCAGTGACGATGAGGTGGGGCTCAGCCTGAGGCTGCGGGGGCAAGAAGTGAAGTTAAAG GCCGAGAGCCTGGAGGCTCGGGAGATGTGGAAAGGGTTCATCCTCACCGTGGTGGAG ATGAAGGTCCCCTCCAACCTGACCTTGCTGCCCGGCCACATCTACATGATGTCTGAAGCTCTGGCCAAAGAGCAGGAGCGACGGGCCCAGCTGAGCCAGCgcttccctgccagctccctcgaCTATGACTTGGTGGAGGAGCCGCCAGA CTGCTTTTTCAAGGTCTCCAGGACAGAGGCCCAGGTCCTGCTGGAGAGGAACCCGGACTGCGGCAACATGCTGCTGCGCCCAGGGAGTGACGGGAAGGGCATCTCGGTGACCACCCGGCAGATGCTGAATGG CACGGCAGTGGTGAAGCACTACAAAGTGAGCCGCCTGGGCCAGCAATATGTCATTGACGTCGAGCAGCCG CACTACTGCTCCTCCCTGGCCGAGGTGGTGGAATACTTCGTCTCCAACACCAAGAAGACCCTGGTGCCCTTACACCTGGATGAGGACTATGCAGAGAAGTTAG AGTTTGTGGAAACCGACAGGGAGAATGGAGAGAACGTCTGGGGGGCATCCcggcccccctgccccaagccccccaAAG CCAGTGCCAAGGGGGACGGGACGGTTCCCCCGGCCTTCAGAAGCTCTCCGGTGAAACTTCCTCTCCCTCCGCCCGTgtccaaggaggaggaggaggaggaggaggaggaggaaggagatcAGACCTACGTGAATGACAATG ATGTGGCGGCCATCGCGGGAACGAAGCCAAAGCCAGCTCGCT CCACGGTGGGCGCTGTGAAGGTGATGTGGGCAGCGGGCAAAGAGCTCAAGGGGTCGCCCGGACCAACCGGCAAGACAGACAAACCAG TGGCTACAGGCCCGTGTCAGAGGATATCCAGTAGTGTCTCCAGCCTCCGGAAGGATGGCAGCAGCGCGCCCCGCCTGGCCGCGTCGTGGGCTGGAGACCTCCCCACAA ACGTCACCGAGGAGCTGGCGAGGAAGCTCCAGGAGCGAAGGGCCACCCTTGAGGACTGA
- the STAP2 gene encoding signal-transducing adaptor protein 2 isoform X2 has product MALLPPPLRAAKAKPRPSPPAHYYEGFLEKKGPQDKEFKKFWTGLQGLALYFYNTSRDVQHMEKIDLDTFVALCDSPQQSGPRGSDDEVGLSLRLRGQEVKLKAESLEAREMWKGFILTVVEVACPAGMKVPSNLTLLPGHIYMMSEALAKEQERRAQLSQRFPASSLDYDLVEEPPDCFFKVSRTEAQVLLERNPDCGNMLLRPGSDGKGISVTTRQMLNGTAVVKHYKVSRLGQQYVIDVEQPHYCSSLAEVVEYFVSNTKKTLVPLHLDEDYAEKLEFVETDRENGENVWGASRPPCPKPPKASAKGDGTVPPAFRSSPVKLPLPPPVSKEEEEEEEEEEGDQTYVNDNDVAAIAGTKPKPARSTVGAVKVMWAAGKELKGSPGPTGKTDKPVATGPCQRISSSVSSLRKDGSSAPRLAASWAGDLPTNVTEELARKLQERRATLED; this is encoded by the exons atggccctgctgcccccgccgctgCGGGCCGCCAAGGCCaagccccggcccagcccgccCGCGCACTACTACGAGGGCTTCCTGGAGAAGAAGGGGCCGCAGGACAAG GAGTTTAAGAAGTTCTGGACCGGCCTGCAGGGACTCGCGCTGTATTTCTACAACACGAGCCGAGACGTGCAG cacatggagaagATCGACCTGGATACCTTTGTGGCCCTGTGCGACAGCCCCCAGCAGAGCGGCCCCCGGGGCAGTGACGATGAGGTGGGGCTCAGCCTGAGGCTGCGGGGGCAAGAAGTGAAGTTAAAG GCCGAGAGCCTGGAGGCTCGGGAGATGTGGAAAGGGTTCATCCTCACCGTGGTGGAGGTAGCGTGCCCGGCTGGG ATGAAGGTCCCCTCCAACCTGACCTTGCTGCCCGGCCACATCTACATGATGTCTGAAGCTCTGGCCAAAGAGCAGGAGCGACGGGCCCAGCTGAGCCAGCgcttccctgccagctccctcgaCTATGACTTGGTGGAGGAGCCGCCAGA CTGCTTTTTCAAGGTCTCCAGGACAGAGGCCCAGGTCCTGCTGGAGAGGAACCCGGACTGCGGCAACATGCTGCTGCGCCCAGGGAGTGACGGGAAGGGCATCTCGGTGACCACCCGGCAGATGCTGAATGG CACGGCAGTGGTGAAGCACTACAAAGTGAGCCGCCTGGGCCAGCAATATGTCATTGACGTCGAGCAGCCG CACTACTGCTCCTCCCTGGCCGAGGTGGTGGAATACTTCGTCTCCAACACCAAGAAGACCCTGGTGCCCTTACACCTGGATGAGGACTATGCAGAGAAGTTAG AGTTTGTGGAAACCGACAGGGAGAATGGAGAGAACGTCTGGGGGGCATCCcggcccccctgccccaagccccccaAAG CCAGTGCCAAGGGGGACGGGACGGTTCCCCCGGCCTTCAGAAGCTCTCCGGTGAAACTTCCTCTCCCTCCGCCCGTgtccaaggaggaggaggaggaggaggaggaggaggaaggagatcAGACCTACGTGAATGACAATG ATGTGGCGGCCATCGCGGGAACGAAGCCAAAGCCAGCTCGCT CCACGGTGGGCGCTGTGAAGGTGATGTGGGCAGCGGGCAAAGAGCTCAAGGGGTCGCCCGGACCAACCGGCAAGACAGACAAACCAG TGGCTACAGGCCCGTGTCAGAGGATATCCAGTAGTGTCTCCAGCCTCCGGAAGGATGGCAGCAGCGCGCCCCGCCTGGCCGCGTCGTGGGCTGGAGACCTCCCCACAA ACGTCACCGAGGAGCTGGCGAGGAAGCTCCAGGAGCGAAGGGCCACCCTTGAGGACTGA
- the STAP2 gene encoding signal-transducing adaptor protein 2 isoform X1, translated as MALLPPPLRAAKAKPRPSPPAHYYEGFLEKKGPQDKEFKKFWTGLQGLALYFYNTSRDVQQHMEKIDLDTFVALCDSPQQSGPRGSDDEVGLSLRLRGQEVKLKAESLEAREMWKGFILTVVEVACPAGMKVPSNLTLLPGHIYMMSEALAKEQERRAQLSQRFPASSLDYDLVEEPPDCFFKVSRTEAQVLLERNPDCGNMLLRPGSDGKGISVTTRQMLNGTAVVKHYKVSRLGQQYVIDVEQPHYCSSLAEVVEYFVSNTKKTLVPLHLDEDYAEKLEFVETDRENGENVWGASRPPCPKPPKASAKGDGTVPPAFRSSPVKLPLPPPVSKEEEEEEEEEEGDQTYVNDNDVAAIAGTKPKPARSTVGAVKVMWAAGKELKGSPGPTGKTDKPVATGPCQRISSSVSSLRKDGSSAPRLAASWAGDLPTNVTEELARKLQERRATLED; from the exons atggccctgctgcccccgccgctgCGGGCCGCCAAGGCCaagccccggcccagcccgccCGCGCACTACTACGAGGGCTTCCTGGAGAAGAAGGGGCCGCAGGACAAG GAGTTTAAGAAGTTCTGGACCGGCCTGCAGGGACTCGCGCTGTATTTCTACAACACGAGCCGAGACGTGCAG cagcacatggagaagATCGACCTGGATACCTTTGTGGCCCTGTGCGACAGCCCCCAGCAGAGCGGCCCCCGGGGCAGTGACGATGAGGTGGGGCTCAGCCTGAGGCTGCGGGGGCAAGAAGTGAAGTTAAAG GCCGAGAGCCTGGAGGCTCGGGAGATGTGGAAAGGGTTCATCCTCACCGTGGTGGAGGTAGCGTGCCCGGCTGGG ATGAAGGTCCCCTCCAACCTGACCTTGCTGCCCGGCCACATCTACATGATGTCTGAAGCTCTGGCCAAAGAGCAGGAGCGACGGGCCCAGCTGAGCCAGCgcttccctgccagctccctcgaCTATGACTTGGTGGAGGAGCCGCCAGA CTGCTTTTTCAAGGTCTCCAGGACAGAGGCCCAGGTCCTGCTGGAGAGGAACCCGGACTGCGGCAACATGCTGCTGCGCCCAGGGAGTGACGGGAAGGGCATCTCGGTGACCACCCGGCAGATGCTGAATGG CACGGCAGTGGTGAAGCACTACAAAGTGAGCCGCCTGGGCCAGCAATATGTCATTGACGTCGAGCAGCCG CACTACTGCTCCTCCCTGGCCGAGGTGGTGGAATACTTCGTCTCCAACACCAAGAAGACCCTGGTGCCCTTACACCTGGATGAGGACTATGCAGAGAAGTTAG AGTTTGTGGAAACCGACAGGGAGAATGGAGAGAACGTCTGGGGGGCATCCcggcccccctgccccaagccccccaAAG CCAGTGCCAAGGGGGACGGGACGGTTCCCCCGGCCTTCAGAAGCTCTCCGGTGAAACTTCCTCTCCCTCCGCCCGTgtccaaggaggaggaggaggaggaggaggaggaggaaggagatcAGACCTACGTGAATGACAATG ATGTGGCGGCCATCGCGGGAACGAAGCCAAAGCCAGCTCGCT CCACGGTGGGCGCTGTGAAGGTGATGTGGGCAGCGGGCAAAGAGCTCAAGGGGTCGCCCGGACCAACCGGCAAGACAGACAAACCAG TGGCTACAGGCCCGTGTCAGAGGATATCCAGTAGTGTCTCCAGCCTCCGGAAGGATGGCAGCAGCGCGCCCCGCCTGGCCGCGTCGTGGGCTGGAGACCTCCCCACAA ACGTCACCGAGGAGCTGGCGAGGAAGCTCCAGGAGCGAAGGGCCACCCTTGAGGACTGA
- the MPND gene encoding MPN domain-containing protein isoform X4, whose amino-acid sequence MAALDAGSPGAEECLEEDEEELETSLEEPEMESAGKPALGGRGCILTRRGITLRVLLKDGLIKPGEGVLSIYYLGKKFLGDLLPDGKITWQETGQVFNSPSAWATYCKKLVNPAKKSGCGWASVRYKGQKLDQCKAAWLKKHQPNTSVAEESLVSEGEEEELAEEEEEEARDGKIIVAESALGKKPEEKSRKQQSKTLAEQHSAGNAALKDNGPHGKRLESKNRTPVRYCTLGSRDSARNPHTLVEVTSFAAINKFQPFNVAISSNVLLLLDFHSHLTRSEVVGYLGGRWDTSSQVLTVLRAFPCRTRLGDAESAAAVEEEICQNLFLQGLALVGWYHSHPFSHALPSLQDIDAQMDYQLKLQGSNNSFQPCLALICAPYYPGNQGMESKISPFWVMPPPEQRPNDYGIPMEVEVTYLQDGFLTNDILQEMMLLVEFYKGAPDLVKFQDLWSQEQTYLDKLKGSLASRAPKDQGFAHVLEQIYSLLRHSS is encoded by the exons ATGGCAG CCCTGGACGCCGGTTCTCCCGGAGCGGAGGAGTGTCTGGAAGAGGACGAGGAGGAGCTGGAGACGAGCTTGGAGGAGCCGGAGATGGAAAGTGCCGGGAAGCCAGCCCTGGGCGGGCGCGGCTGCATCCTCACCCGGCGCGGCATCACACTGCGGGTGCTGCTCAAGGACGGCCTGATCAAGCCGGGGGAGGGCGTGCTCTCCATCTACTACCTG GGGAAGAAGTTCCTCGGGGACCTGCTGCCTGACGGGAAGATCACCTGGCAGGAGACAGGGCAGGTCTTCAATTCGCCCAGCGCTTGGGCCACCTACTGCAAGAAGCTGGTGAACCCAGCGAAGAAGTCGGGCTGCGGCTGGGCCTCGGTGAGGTACAAGGGGCAGAAGCTGGATCAGTGCAAGGCGGCCTGGCTGAAGAAGCACCAGCCCAACACCTCTGTGGCCGAGGAG AGTTTGGTgagtgaaggggaggaggaggagttggccgaggaggaggaagaggaggccagGGACGGGAAAATCATCGTCGCCGAGTCTGCGCTCGGCAAGAAACCGGAGGAGAAAAGCAGGAAGCAGCAAAGCAAGACCCTGGCCGAGCAACACAGCGCCGGTAATGCTGCGTTAAAGG ATAATGGGCCTCACGGGAAGAGACTGGAGAGCAAGAACCGCACTCCTGTCCGTTACTGCACCCTGGGAAGCCGGGACTCTGCCAG GAACCCCCACACCCTGGTGGAGGTGACGTCCTTCGCGGCAATCAACAAGTTCCAGCCTTTCAACGTGGCCATCTCCAGcaacgtgctgctgctgctg GACTTCCACAGCCACCTGACGAGGAGCGAGGTGGTCGGGTACCTGGGAGGCAGGTGGGACACCAGCAGCCAGG TGCTGACGGTGCTGCGAGCGTTCCCTTGCCGAACGCGCCTCGGGGATGCCGAGTCAGCAGCCGCCGTTGAGGAGGAG ATCTGCCAGAACCTCTTTCTGCAGGGGCTGGCGCTGGTGGGCTGGTACCACAGCCACCCCTTCAGCCACGCTCTGCCCTCGCTGCAGGACATCGACGCCCAGATGGACTATCAGCTCAAGCTCCAGGGCAGCAACAACAgcttccagccctgcctggccctcATCTGCG ccccctacTACCCCGGCAACCAAGGCATGGAGTCCAAAATCTCACCCTTCTGGGTCATGCCCCCTCCTGAG CAAAGGCCCAACGATTACGGCATCCCCATGGAAGTGGAGGTCACCTACCTGCAAGACGGGTTTCTCACCAACGACATCCTCCAGGAGATG ATGCTGCTGGTTGAGTTTTACAAGGGGGCCCCAGACCTGGTGAAGTTTCAAGACCTATGGAGCCAGGAGCAGACCTACTTAGATAAACTAAAG GGCTCCCTCGCCTCCAGGGCTCCCAAAGACCAGGGCTTTGCACATGTTCTGGAACAGATCTACAGCCTCCTC
- the MPND gene encoding MPN domain-containing protein isoform X5 has product MAALDAGSPGAEECLEEDEEELETSLEEPEMESAGKPALGGRGCILTRRGITLRVLLKDGLIKPGEGVLSIYYLGKKFLGDLLPDGKITWQETGQVFNSPSAWATYCKKLVNPAKKSGCGWASVRYKGQKLDQCKAAWLKKHQPNTSVAEESLVSEGEEEELAEEEEEEARDGKIIVAESALGKKPEEKSRKQQSKTLAEQHSADNGPHGKRLESKNRTPVRYCTLGSRDSARNPHTLVEVTSFAAINKFQPFNVAISSNVLLLLDFHSHLTRSEVVGYLGGRWDTSSQVLTVLRAFPCRTRLGDAESAAAVEEEICQNLFLQGLALVGWYHSHPFSHALPSLQDIDAQMDYQLKLQGSNNSFQPCLALICAPYYPGNQGMESKISPFWVMPPPEQRPNDYGIPMEVEVTYLQDGFLTNDILQEMMLLVEFYKGAPDLVKFQDLWSQEQTYLDKLKGSLASRAPKDQGFAHVLEQIYSLLRHSS; this is encoded by the exons ATGGCAG CCCTGGACGCCGGTTCTCCCGGAGCGGAGGAGTGTCTGGAAGAGGACGAGGAGGAGCTGGAGACGAGCTTGGAGGAGCCGGAGATGGAAAGTGCCGGGAAGCCAGCCCTGGGCGGGCGCGGCTGCATCCTCACCCGGCGCGGCATCACACTGCGGGTGCTGCTCAAGGACGGCCTGATCAAGCCGGGGGAGGGCGTGCTCTCCATCTACTACCTG GGGAAGAAGTTCCTCGGGGACCTGCTGCCTGACGGGAAGATCACCTGGCAGGAGACAGGGCAGGTCTTCAATTCGCCCAGCGCTTGGGCCACCTACTGCAAGAAGCTGGTGAACCCAGCGAAGAAGTCGGGCTGCGGCTGGGCCTCGGTGAGGTACAAGGGGCAGAAGCTGGATCAGTGCAAGGCGGCCTGGCTGAAGAAGCACCAGCCCAACACCTCTGTGGCCGAGGAG AGTTTGGTgagtgaaggggaggaggaggagttggccgaggaggaggaagaggaggccagGGACGGGAAAATCATCGTCGCCGAGTCTGCGCTCGGCAAGAAACCGGAGGAGAAAAGCAGGAAGCAGCAAAGCAAGACCCTGGCCGAGCAACACAGCGCCG ATAATGGGCCTCACGGGAAGAGACTGGAGAGCAAGAACCGCACTCCTGTCCGTTACTGCACCCTGGGAAGCCGGGACTCTGCCAG GAACCCCCACACCCTGGTGGAGGTGACGTCCTTCGCGGCAATCAACAAGTTCCAGCCTTTCAACGTGGCCATCTCCAGcaacgtgctgctgctgctg GACTTCCACAGCCACCTGACGAGGAGCGAGGTGGTCGGGTACCTGGGAGGCAGGTGGGACACCAGCAGCCAGG TGCTGACGGTGCTGCGAGCGTTCCCTTGCCGAACGCGCCTCGGGGATGCCGAGTCAGCAGCCGCCGTTGAGGAGGAG ATCTGCCAGAACCTCTTTCTGCAGGGGCTGGCGCTGGTGGGCTGGTACCACAGCCACCCCTTCAGCCACGCTCTGCCCTCGCTGCAGGACATCGACGCCCAGATGGACTATCAGCTCAAGCTCCAGGGCAGCAACAACAgcttccagccctgcctggccctcATCTGCG ccccctacTACCCCGGCAACCAAGGCATGGAGTCCAAAATCTCACCCTTCTGGGTCATGCCCCCTCCTGAG CAAAGGCCCAACGATTACGGCATCCCCATGGAAGTGGAGGTCACCTACCTGCAAGACGGGTTTCTCACCAACGACATCCTCCAGGAGATG ATGCTGCTGGTTGAGTTTTACAAGGGGGCCCCAGACCTGGTGAAGTTTCAAGACCTATGGAGCCAGGAGCAGACCTACTTAGATAAACTAAAG GGCTCCCTCGCCTCCAGGGCTCCCAAAGACCAGGGCTTTGCACATGTTCTGGAACAGATCTACAGCCTCCTC